A stretch of DNA from Candidatus Epulonipiscium sp.:
TTCCTATGAAAGTATCCCCCCCAGCGGTATAATCCCCCGCTTCTCCAAAACCTACTACATAGTATATAGAGGGCTTAGGTTCATCCTTTACTTTATCTATTACATTTTGAACTTTATCTTTCATATCTGTAACCATAGCTTCCGCTTTAGGGGAAACATTTAAGATTTGCCCCATTGTAGTTATGGTATCGTAAATCCCCTCAAAACTTTGATTGCTATCTAAAATAAGCACCTGGATATTTAATTCCTGAAGTTTTGCATCGGCTTCCCTAGTAAAAATTCTTGAAGCAAGAACGATGTCTGGTTTGAGTTCTGCAATTTTTTCTATACTGGGATTATCTATACCACCAACAGATTCGATATTTTGCACTTCCTCGGGATAATCACAATAATCTGATTTACCTGTTAGCCTTTGCTGTTCCCCTAGGGCAAATATAATTTCAGTTATATCAGGATTTACCGATATAATTTTTTGAGGTTCTTTTTCGATAGTTATTTCTCTTCCATGGGCATCCGTAAGAACTATTGGATATAAATTATCCCCTTCTTTATTAACTTCCCCACTGCCCCCTATCGCTGTATTTTCTTTAGCACATCCTGTAAAAATGGTAGCCGTTCCTAAAATCATAAATATTAATAATATACTTAAATATTTCTTCATCTTTTTACTCCTTTAAAGTAGTTTAGTAAATTTGTTCTTGAATTTTTACAATAAAAAAACACACCGACGGTGTGGAATTTTCCACCCCTCCCTCCGAGAGTTGAATTAATATCAGTTTTGGCAGGTTTCCTGGCTTATGGTTCATCTTACTCTCCAACCTTCTCGGTTTCCCAATGGCATTTTGGATTTCATCACCATTTACAGTAGCGGGGGCTGCAACGGATTTACACCGTCTTCCCTTTTAACCCATTTTAAAGGGCACCATAAACTTTTATTATCTTTTAAAATATATTTATTGTAGCACTTCTTAAATTTTAACGCAAGGTACCTAATGGTAAAAAAAATAGGAATGCAAAGCATTCCTATTGTAGTTCCTCTGTGATTACATCTTCTATAGCCTTACCCGGCGGTACCATCGGTAGCACTTTTTCATCTATATCTACATGGCAATCTAATATAACCGGTGCTTTTAAGGAGAGAGCTTCCCCTAATGCAATATCTAGCTCTTCCTCAGTAGTGATTTTGTATCCCTTGGCCCCGTAGGCCTCAGCTAATTTTACAAAATCAGGACCTCTATCTAAGGTTGTAGCAGAATGTCTGCCTCCATAAAACATGGTCTGCCATTGTCTAACCATACCTAAGGTTCCATTATTAATAACTACTATAATAATCGGGATATTATAAGCGTTGATAGTTGCTAATTCATTGCAGTTCATTCTAAAACTTCCATCTCCTGCAATATGAACAACTTGTTTTTCAGGCATTCCGATTTGAGCTCCTATAGCCGCCCCTGTACCATATCCCATAGTTCCAAGTCCTCCCGATGTTATATAAGTACGGGGTGTAGTAAATTTATAATATTGAGCTGCCCACATTTGGTGCTGTCCAACTTCTGTTGTGATTATGGCTCCACCCTGTGTCTTTTCATAAATCTTCTCTATAACTTGTTGAGGCATTAGACTACCGTTTTTATTATAACCTACAGGATATTCTTTCATTAAATCGTCTATCCTTTCGTTCCATTTGCCCCTTGTCTTGCCTTCTAACTGTGTATTTAGCAGTTTTAAAACTTCTTTTAGGTCACCTATTATATGGCGATGGGTATGAATATTCTTATTTATTTCTGCAGGGTCAATATCTATATGAAGTACCTTGGCATCCGGTGCAAATCTCTCTAGTTTACTAACAACCCTATCGCTAAAACGAGCGCCGATGGCAATAAGCAAGTCACATTCTGTAGCTGCTATATTTGATGCCTTTGTTCCATGCATTCCAATCATACCTGTATAAAGCCCGTGGGTTGCTGGGAATGCTCCTTGTCCCATTAGGCTGCAAGCCACAGGAGCGTTGATTTTTTCTGCAAAGTCTACCAATTCGCTAGAAGCATTGGCGTATCCTACTCCCCCACCTGCATATACAAAGGGTCTTTTTGAGTTATTGATTAATTCAAGCGCTCTATTTATATCTTTTTCCCTAATATATTCCGTATTTGTGGGAATAGGTTTCGGCTCTTGGTATTTATAGTTTGTATAAGCCGCAGTTATATCCTTTGGAATATCTATAAGAACTGGACCCGGACGTCCTTCCTTTGCTATATAAAATGCCTTTCTTATGGTATCTGCTAATTCGTTTACATCTTTTACAATAAAATTATGTTTTGTAATAGGCATGGTTATTCCGCAAATATCCACCTCTTGAAAACTATCTTTTCCCAAGAGAGAAATGGGTACATTCCCAGTTATGGCTACCATAGGAACCGAATCCATATAAGCAGTTGCTATGCCTGTTACTAGATTGGTTGCTCCGGGGCCAGAAGTCGCTATACACACTCCTACTTTTCCTGTAACCCTTGCATAGCCATCGGCTGCATGGGATGCCCCCTGCTCATGGGCGGTTAATATATGTCTTATTTCATTTTGATGTTTATATAACTCGTCGTATATGTTTAAAACAGCCCCTCCAGGGTATCCAAAAACCGTGTCGACTCCTTGTTCTTTTAAACATTCTATTAAAATCTGTGAACCCGTCAGCTGCATAAGTTTCCTCCTTCTTTTATAAGAAAAGCGGCTATCGCCGCATTATCTTATATATAAATTTACTATGTTTATACTTTGTGGGCAGGTTTTTACACCTACCCTAGCAAAGTAATTAGTTCTTAAGTACTCCGCCTGTGCTGGCAGATGTAACTAATTTTGCATATCTCGCAAGGTATCCTGTTTTTATTTTAGGCTCCGGTACAACCCATTTTTCTTTTCTTGCTTCTAATTCTTCATCAGAAACTTCTAGCTGGAGTATACCTTTTACCATATCTATTGAGATGATATCCCCCTCTTCTACGAAAGCTATAGGACCTCCTTCAGCAGCCTCTGGGGATACATGGCCAATAGAGGCTCCTCTTGTTGCTCCGCTAAATCTTCCATCGGTGATAAGAGCTACATCCTTATCAAGCCCCATACCTGCTAGTGCCGATGTAGGGGTAAGCATTTCTCTCATCCCTGGACCACCCTTAGGTCCTTCATACCTGATAACAACTACCTCACCTTTATTTATCTTC
This window harbors:
- a CDS encoding ABC transporter substrate-binding protein, with translation MKKYLSILLIFMILGTATIFTGCAKENTAIGGSGEVNKEGDNLYPIVLTDAHGREITIEKEPQKIISVNPDITEIIFALGEQQRLTGKSDYCDYPEEVQNIESVGGIDNPSIEKIAELKPDIVLASRIFTREADAKLQELNIQVLILDSNQSFEGIYDTITTMGQILNVSPKAEAMVTDMKDKVQNVIDKVKDEPKPSIYYVVGFGEAGDYTAGGDTFIGKMIEMAGGENAARDLEGWQYSLEKIVEQNPDILICSKYYDAKSGIENAQGYKDLSAVKGDRLLEIDNNLLDRQGPRVAQGLEELAKLIHPELFN
- the ilvB gene encoding biosynthetic-type acetolactate synthase large subunit; amino-acid sequence: MQLTGSQILIECLKEQGVDTVFGYPGGAVLNIYDELYKHQNEIRHILTAHEQGASHAADGYARVTGKVGVCIATSGPGATNLVTGIATAYMDSVPMVAITGNVPISLLGKDSFQEVDICGITMPITKHNFIVKDVNELADTIRKAFYIAKEGRPGPVLIDIPKDITAAYTNYKYQEPKPIPTNTEYIREKDINRALELINNSKRPFVYAGGGVGYANASSELVDFAEKINAPVACSLMGQGAFPATHGLYTGMIGMHGTKASNIAATECDLLIAIGARFSDRVVSKLERFAPDAKVLHIDIDPAEINKNIHTHRHIIGDLKEVLKLLNTQLEGKTRGKWNERIDDLMKEYPVGYNKNGSLMPQQVIEKIYEKTQGGAIITTEVGQHQMWAAQYYKFTTPRTYITSGGLGTMGYGTGAAIGAQIGMPEKQVVHIAGDGSFRMNCNELATINAYNIPIIIVVINNGTLGMVRQWQTMFYGGRHSATTLDRGPDFVKLAEAYGAKGYKITTEEELDIALGEALSLKAPVILDCHVDIDEKVLPMVPPGKAIEDVITEELQ